The window CCGTCGGCTCACCGAACCTCGACACCACCATGAAGGCCCTGCACGCCCTGGCCGCACCGCGCGGCCTCACCGTCCTCGACCCCGGTCGAGCCGTCGACCAGAACGCCTTCGCCGTCACGTCCGCATACGCGACGACGCACCGCCTGAAGACGCTGAGCGACCTGGGGAGATCGGGGCTGCCGGTCCGGCTGGCGGCGGGCGACGAATGCGTGCAGCGCCCCTACTGCGCACCCGGTCTGAGGAAGACGTACGGCATCGACATCACCGCAGTCGACCCCAAGGGCGTCGGTACCACCCAGGCCAAGCAGGCCGTCCAGAGCGGACAGGACCAGATGGTGCTGACGACCACCACCGACGCCACCCTGGACAACTTCGGACTCGTCCTGCTCGCGGACGACAAGCACCTCCAGAACGCCGACCACCTCGTGCCCGTCGTCAACCGGTCCCGGGCCGGCAGCGAGGGCGTGCGCAAGGCGCTGGGCGCGCTGAACACCGTACTGACCACCGCGGACCTGGCCCGGCTGAACGAGCAGGTGGACAGCTGGCGACGGCTCCCCGAGGACGTGGCCCGCAACTACCTGAGGTCCAAGCACCTCATCCCCGCCGGCTGACCGTGCCGCTGCGGTCAGCCGGCCGCACCGCCGTCACCAGGGCAGCTGTGCGAGCCGGGCCGTGATCCGTGCCCGGTCCCACGCACCGTCCGCGACCACCACTCGGTAGCGCCGGGTCAGCGTGGCACCCGGTTCCAGGACGAGCTCGTCGTGGAAGGCGAAGGACGGGGCGACCGCGGCGAACGGGTCGTTGCGGACGAACCAGTGCGCCGGGTGTGCCCCGTCCGCGCCCGTGTGGTCGTTCTCCGGGGCGTGCGCGAAGACGAGGGTCGCGTGTCCGTCCGCGCCGTCGTGCTCGCCGCTGAACGCCAGCCACGGCGCCTGCCGCCCCATCACCTCGGGCCCCTCGCCGTCCGGGGTGAGGATGCGTCCGTCACGGAAGGCGCGCGGGCCGCGCCAGAACAGTCCGGTGTAGCCGGCGCCGTCCCGGCCTTCGGTTGTCGGGCTGCCGAACCGCAGGGGTTCGTCCCGACGGTTGGTGACGGCGGACGACCACGTCAGCACCCAGCTGCCGGACCCCGGATCGACGTCGTGCACCTCGATCCCGCGCAGTTCGTCCGCCCACGGCTCACCGCTGTGCGGGTGCCAGGTCAGCCGCTCCGAGACCGCGACGCAGTCCTCCCGCAGCGACACCTCGTCGAAATCGCGGTGTGCCATGGAACCCACCCGCTCGGGCAGCGGCTGATAGCCCTCTCCGCGCACATAGGTGTTGCCGCCCCACAGGTTCTGCCCCGACAGATGCGAGGCGGTCAGCTGGAGCCCCTTGTGCCAGCGGTGGTCGTTGGGCCGGTAGTCGGTCACCACCCGGTCCGACAGGGTGCGCAGCGGGTGGATGTACGGCTTCGGCGCCTCCCAGGCCGCCTCGGGCCGGTACACGTACCGCAGGAGTTCCACCCCGCTGCCCGCCACCGAGACGGCGATGTGGTCGCCGTGCCGGTGTACCAGGTCCAGCATGCCGGTCATGCGCCCGACCCCGCCGGCTCGGGCGCCCAGCCGGGAGCATTGCCGTGCAGGGCGCTGTAGTACGGGTCGCCGGGACCGATCTCGCCGGCCCGGACGGTGTTCCCGGTGAAGGCGGCCTTGTACAGCGCGGCGACCAGCTCAAGGCTGGTACGGCCGTCCGCGCCACTGCTGCGCGGCCGGCGCCCGGCCCGCAGGTCGGCGAGCAGACCACGCAGCTGCGCCTCGTGCGAACTGGGTACGTCGGCTCCGAAGTCCCGCCAGGCGGCAGTCTGTTCGGGGGAGGCCCCGGGGGCCGGCGTGATCCGCCAGTCCGCGTTGCGGTGACCGTACAGATGGGTCAGCTCGACGGTGGCCCGCTCGCAGTCGATCCGGATCCGGCTGACCTCGTCCGGGCTCAGCACACTGTTGACGACCGTGGCCATCGTGCCGTTCTCGAAGCGGACGAGAGCCGTGGAGACGTCCTCCGTCTCGACGTCGTGCACCAGCCGTCCGGCCATCGCGCGGATCTCCGACCACGGGCCCAGCAGATCGAGCAGCAGGTCCATCTGGTGGATGCCGTGGCCCATGGAGGGGCCGCCGCCCTCGGTGCTCCAACGCCCGCGCCACGGAACGGAGTAGTACGCCTCGTCCCGGTACCAGGTGGTCTGGCAGTGCGCTACCAGGGGCCGCCCCATGGCCTGTTCGGCGAGCAGCGCCCGTACATGGTCCGCACCGGAACCGAACCGGTGCTGGAACACGATCGCGGCGTACGGACCGCCGGGCTCCGGCCCCTCCGCCGCCTCGATCGCGTCGAAGTCCTCCAGCGAGGGACAGGGCGGCTTCTCGCACCACACCCAGGCACCCGCCCGCAGCGAGGCGATGGTCTGGTCGCGGTGGAAACGGGGCGGCGTGCCGAGCGTGACCAGATCGGGGCGCTGTTCGGCGAGCATCAGGTCCAGATCGGTGTACGGACTTCCGGCTCCGGCGTCGGCGCAGAACGCCTCGACGGAAGCGGCGTCGACATCCACCGCCGCGACGATCTCCAGAGGCTGTTCGGCGGCCAGCGCACGCAGCGCGGGCAGATGACTGCCGCGCGCGATCGCGCCCGTGCCGACGATCGCGACCCGGATCGGCGTGCTGGGGGAAGCCTGGCTGGGCGTGACAAACACCTCCGCGGTGAGTGGGGCGCCCACCGGATAGCAAGCGCTTACTCCCTGCGGAAACCTAGGCTTCGCACGGGGCTCCGGTCAAGACTTCCGGACCCCCACGGGTGAGTGTGCCGAGCCCGGCGGCGCGGTCCGATGAGTTCGCGTCCCCGGTGGAGTCATCCTGTTGACCCCACACCTGAGAAGGCGGAGCGATGAGCACCCTGCGCGAAGTACTGGAGACGCACGTCCGTCACGGATCGGTGCCCGGAGCGGTGGGACTGGTGGCCCGCGGTGAACGCGTCGACGTGCAGGCGGTCGGCTCCGCCTTCACGGACGGCAGCGCGCCGATGGCCCGCGACTCGGTCTTCCGGCTCGCCTCGATCACCAAACCGCTCACCGCGGCGGCGGTCATGATGCTGATCGAGGACGGCCGGATCGCCCTCGACGACCCGGTCGGTCCGTGGCTGCCCGAACTGGCGTCACCGATGGTCGTGCGTACCCCGGACGGCCCGATCGACGACGTGGTCCCGGCCGCCCGGCCGATCACCGTGTCCGACCTGCTCACCTTCCGCGCCGGATACGGATTCTCGTCCGACTTCTCGCTGCCCGCGGTCGCGCAGCTGTTCAGCGAACTGCATCAGGGCCTGCCGGAGCCGCAGGCCGCCGCCGCCCCGGACCCGTGGATGGCGGCGCTCTCCCGTATCCCGATGCTCCATCAGCCGGGGGAGGCGTGGCTGTACAACACCTGCTCCGACATCCTGGGCGTGCTGATCGCCAGGATCTCGGGACAGTCGCTGCCGGACTTCATGGCGCAGCGACTGTTCGAGCCGCTCGGCATGACCGACACCGGGTTCGCGGTTCCGGCGGACCGGCACGACCGGTTCACCGGCTACTACCGGACCGGCACGGAGGGGAAGCTCGAACTGGTGGACGCTCCCGACGGGCAGTGGAGCAGCGTGCCGGACTTTCCGTCCGGCGCCGGCGGGCTCGTCTCGACCGTCGACGACTGGTACGCCTTCGCCCGGATGCTGCTCGCCGGCGGGTCCGTGGGCAGCCGCAGCCTCCTGACGCCCCAATCGGTGCGGCAGATGACGACCGATCACCTGACACCCGCGCAGCGCGCGGCCAGCGGACTGTTCATCGAGGGGCAGGGCTGGGGGTTCGGCGGCTCGGTCGACGTCGAGACGCTCGACCCCTGGAACGTTCCGGGGCGCTACGGCTGGGTCGGCGGCACCGGCACGACGGCGCACATCATCCCGGCCACCGGCAC is drawn from Streptomyces brevispora and contains these coding sequences:
- a CDS encoding ABC transporter substrate-binding protein, whose protein sequence is MTARRAAPAALLLLLPLTACATGPALENQGAVTAPPGDSKHLTIGSAGFTESDLLAQMYALLLGRAGYSTKIISVTNREIYEPALESGQIDVVPEYAATFADWLNARKNGADAAPVGSPNLDTTMKALHALAAPRGLTVLDPGRAVDQNAFAVTSAYATTHRLKTLSDLGRSGLPVRLAAGDECVQRPYCAPGLRKTYGIDITAVDPKGVGTTQAKQAVQSGQDQMVLTTTTDATLDNFGLVLLADDKHLQNADHLVPVVNRSRAGSEGVRKALGALNTVLTTADLARLNEQVDSWRRLPEDVARNYLRSKHLIPAG
- a CDS encoding PmoA family protein, yielding MTGMLDLVHRHGDHIAVSVAGSGVELLRYVYRPEAAWEAPKPYIHPLRTLSDRVVTDYRPNDHRWHKGLQLTASHLSGQNLWGGNTYVRGEGYQPLPERVGSMAHRDFDEVSLREDCVAVSERLTWHPHSGEPWADELRGIEVHDVDPGSGSWVLTWSSAVTNRRDEPLRFGSPTTEGRDGAGYTGLFWRGPRAFRDGRILTPDGEGPEVMGRQAPWLAFSGEHDGADGHATLVFAHAPENDHTGADGAHPAHWFVRNDPFAAVAPSFAFHDELVLEPGATLTRRYRVVVADGAWDRARITARLAQLPW
- a CDS encoding Gfo/Idh/MocA family protein codes for the protein MFVTPSQASPSTPIRVAIVGTGAIARGSHLPALRALAAEQPLEIVAAVDVDAASVEAFCADAGAGSPYTDLDLMLAEQRPDLVTLGTPPRFHRDQTIASLRAGAWVWCEKPPCPSLEDFDAIEAAEGPEPGGPYAAIVFQHRFGSGADHVRALLAEQAMGRPLVAHCQTTWYRDEAYYSVPWRGRWSTEGGGPSMGHGIHQMDLLLDLLGPWSEIRAMAGRLVHDVETEDVSTALVRFENGTMATVVNSVLSPDEVSRIRIDCERATVELTHLYGHRNADWRITPAPGASPEQTAAWRDFGADVPSSHEAQLRGLLADLRAGRRPRSSGADGRTSLELVAALYKAAFTGNTVRAGEIGPGDPYYSALHGNAPGWAPEPAGSGA
- a CDS encoding serine hydrolase domain-containing protein, whose amino-acid sequence is MSTLREVLETHVRHGSVPGAVGLVARGERVDVQAVGSAFTDGSAPMARDSVFRLASITKPLTAAAVMMLIEDGRIALDDPVGPWLPELASPMVVRTPDGPIDDVVPAARPITVSDLLTFRAGYGFSSDFSLPAVAQLFSELHQGLPEPQAAAAPDPWMAALSRIPMLHQPGEAWLYNTCSDILGVLIARISGQSLPDFMAQRLFEPLGMTDTGFAVPADRHDRFTGYYRTGTEGKLELVDAPDGQWSSVPDFPSGAGGLVSTVDDWYAFARMLLAGGSVGSRSLLTPQSVRQMTTDHLTPAQRAASGLFIEGQGWGFGGSVDVETLDPWNVPGRYGWVGGTGTTAHIIPATGTVAIMLSQVGMDGPTPPVLMRDFWRYAASV